In a genomic window of Streptomyces pristinaespiralis:
- a CDS encoding NAD(P)/FAD-dependent oxidoreductase, which yields MSTTERPRILVVGGGYVGLYAARRILKKMRYGEATVTVVDPRSYMTYQPFLPEAAAGSISPRHVVVPLRRVLPKAEVLTGRVTTIDQDRKVATVSPLVGEAYELPFDYLVIALGAISRTFPIPGLAEQGIGMKGIEEAIGLRNHVLEQLDKADSTTDEDVRRKALTFVFVGGGFAGAETIGEVEDLARDAAKYYSNVKREDMRFILVDAADKILPEVGPKLGKYGKEHLEGRGVEIYLSTSMDSCVDGHVVLKNGLEVDSNTIVWTAGVKPNPALARYGLPLGPRGHVDCSEKLQVQGTDYIWAAGDNAQVPDMAARKAGVENAWCPPNAQHALRQAKVLGDNVISGMRGFPQKDYEHANKGAVAGLGLHKGVAMIVMGKMKIKLKGRLAWYMHRGYHGMAMPTWNRKIRVFADWTLAMFLKREVVSLGAMESPREEFYEAAKPAPAVAKPEAEKAKAS from the coding sequence ATGAGCACCACGGAGCGTCCCAGGATCCTCGTTGTAGGCGGTGGGTACGTAGGCCTGTACGCAGCTCGGCGCATTCTCAAGAAGATGCGCTACGGCGAGGCGACCGTCACGGTCGTCGACCCGCGGTCGTACATGACGTACCAGCCCTTCCTCCCCGAAGCTGCTGCCGGCAGCATCTCGCCTCGGCATGTCGTCGTCCCGTTGCGACGCGTGCTGCCCAAGGCTGAGGTTCTCACCGGTCGGGTCACGACCATCGACCAGGACCGCAAGGTCGCGACGGTCTCGCCGCTCGTCGGCGAGGCGTACGAGCTGCCCTTCGACTACCTGGTGATCGCCCTCGGCGCGATCTCCCGTACCTTCCCGATCCCCGGCCTCGCCGAGCAGGGCATCGGCATGAAGGGCATCGAAGAGGCCATCGGCCTGCGCAACCACGTGCTCGAGCAGCTGGACAAGGCCGACTCGACGACCGACGAGGACGTCCGCCGCAAGGCGCTGACCTTCGTCTTCGTCGGCGGCGGCTTCGCCGGCGCCGAGACCATAGGCGAGGTCGAGGACCTGGCCCGTGACGCGGCGAAGTACTACAGCAACGTCAAGCGCGAGGACATGCGTTTCATCCTCGTCGACGCCGCTGACAAGATCCTTCCCGAGGTCGGCCCGAAGCTGGGCAAGTACGGCAAGGAGCACCTCGAGGGCCGTGGGGTCGAGATCTACCTCTCCACCTCGATGGACTCCTGCGTCGACGGCCACGTGGTGCTGAAGAACGGCCTCGAGGTCGACTCCAACACCATCGTGTGGACCGCCGGTGTGAAGCCGAACCCGGCGCTGGCCCGCTACGGCCTGCCGCTCGGCCCCCGCGGCCACGTGGACTGCAGCGAGAAGCTCCAGGTCCAGGGCACCGACTACATCTGGGCCGCCGGCGACAACGCCCAGGTCCCGGACATGGCCGCCCGCAAGGCCGGTGTCGAGAACGCCTGGTGCCCGCCGAACGCCCAGCACGCGCTGCGCCAGGCCAAGGTCCTCGGCGACAACGTCATCTCCGGGATGCGCGGCTTCCCGCAGAAGGACTACGAGCACGCGAACAAGGGTGCGGTCGCCGGTCTCGGCCTGCACAAGGGCGTCGCGATGATCGTCATGGGCAAGATGAAGATCAAGCTCAAGGGCCGGCTCGCCTGGTACATGCACCGTGGCTACCACGGCATGGCCATGCCGACCTGGAACCGCAAGATCCGCGTGTTCGCCGACTGGACGCTGGCGATGTTCCTCAAGCGCGAGGTCGTCTCCCTCGGCGCGATGGAGAGCCCCCGCGAGGAGTTCTACGAGGCGGCCAAGCCGGCTCCGGCCGTCGCCAAGCCGGAGGCCGAGAAGGCCAAGGCCTCCTAG